From one Bartonella sp. HY038 genomic stretch:
- the repB gene encoding plasmid partitioning protein RepB, giving the protein MKAKTSKGLFAAVLSKLDEEKDDVSDVQQQPRSASPHLMKVAAGVKEMQERSKLADELLRTGSQIVEINPDKIKQSAIKDRLDSNLDDATIAELEASMRERGQIVPGLVRPIAGTNDEFEIVYGRRRLAVAKRLGIAFKAAIRALSDEEAIIFQGEENTARNDLSFIEKCLFAKAQEDAGFKREVICASLSTGKSHISEMIKLARLLPPPLLDIIGKAPSIGRGRWEELTNVLAALPNNDLTTELQLIIGKDGGDKQQFNALSSDDRFARIYDGFVTNNTLNREKSVPKPHKKSSSNRVKNTKGQHQNKWQSPDQNLEITMIKSSGNAVFTIHPIEKSINHQNTADHGAPNNPTLESATTIEAFTNFDDFADFLSSNFDALYSAYQRAAKTTKKGDE; this is encoded by the coding sequence ATGAAAGCTAAAACCTCAAAAGGGCTGTTTGCCGCGGTATTGTCAAAATTAGATGAAGAAAAGGACGACGTGAGCGATGTTCAACAGCAACCGCGTTCAGCAAGTCCGCATTTGATGAAAGTTGCCGCTGGCGTTAAGGAAATGCAGGAACGCTCAAAGCTTGCCGACGAATTGCTGCGGACAGGCAGTCAAATTGTTGAGATTAATCCTGATAAAATCAAACAATCCGCAATTAAAGATCGCTTAGACAGCAATCTTGATGATGCAACGATCGCAGAACTTGAAGCATCAATGCGTGAGCGCGGCCAGATTGTGCCAGGTCTCGTGCGGCCAATTGCCGGCACAAATGATGAATTTGAAATCGTTTATGGCCGCCGCCGTCTTGCTGTTGCCAAGCGCCTTGGCATTGCTTTTAAGGCAGCTATTCGCGCTTTAAGCGATGAGGAAGCAATAATTTTCCAAGGCGAGGAAAATACTGCCCGCAATGATTTATCCTTCATTGAAAAATGTCTTTTTGCCAAAGCGCAAGAAGATGCAGGCTTTAAACGCGAAGTAATCTGCGCATCTTTAAGCACCGGTAAATCGCATATTTCGGAAATGATCAAACTAGCGCGGCTTTTACCACCACCACTCTTGGACATTATTGGCAAAGCACCAAGCATTGGCCGTGGCAGATGGGAGGAATTAACCAATGTTTTAGCCGCCCTGCCAAACAATGATCTTACAACCGAGCTTCAATTGATTATCGGCAAAGATGGCGGCGACAAACAACAGTTTAATGCTTTATCATCAGACGATAGATTTGCCCGTATTTATGATGGCTTTGTTACAAACAACACCTTGAACCGTGAAAAATCGGTGCCAAAGCCTCATAAAAAATCGTCAAGCAATCGGGTAAAAAATACCAAAGGCCAACATCAAAATAAATGGCAAAGCCCTGACCAAAATCTTGAAATTACAATGATAAAAAGTAGCGGTAATGCGGTTTTTACCATTCATCCCATAGAAAAAAGCATAAATCATCAAAACACGGCAGATCATGGCGCGCCAAATAATCCAACACTGGAAAGCGCGACAACAATTGAAGCATTTACAAATTTTGATGACTTTGCAGATTTTTTAAGCAGCAATTTTGATGCGCTGTATAGCGCCTATCAACGCGCTGCAAAAACCACAAAAAAAGGAGACGAATAG